The following are encoded in a window of Castanea sativa cultivar Marrone di Chiusa Pesio chromosome 5, ASM4071231v1 genomic DNA:
- the LOC142634620 gene encoding putative inactive disease susceptibility protein LOV1, translated as MAFWFVISKLFYAYVIPSIVCQSFYSFTLHSCAYILLVITCPVLILASLELFRGVLQNGEDNYKWARREWRLLDALIKDVKYVSESRRKIDEKAHQIRDSQLRLPGVTERISDAEKNWVEITKKLIREEGCNQIFGRQRKRSEILMPVYFGNLIKFHADLYQIKLLIRDHIRNKETDARDIYKSLEISRSIVRRLQDRPLEEHKSSVYKRAEPTLSIEEKLNELIAKNQGSERIQYSIKLPLTLLLAFLRDLEGLKFESETEMAWVKEAEEIIHEVEHDIDSIQSMSWIPPFLYAKPQLHRCCIWVETVIWDLFERKDKYGFTFISRDRSRSVRLPQSPACPPQAIDCTGATSLLDNIKNQLNQEPIKVANHLNQLRTKIELVYQLLGDAEAAKGIKHSREAWTDQFNNIVRDAENSLRTYRRSSVSRRIKRQKKTDPLAKFSKQIGRLNNALEVLEICIKVCRIELREETNLVVGLEEDTHEVISQLTNRGENCSTLCIVGMKGIGKTTLAKKVYNHRAIHHHFEFRAWVSLPDEVADDNELENIFGSQIMPTTVKPNAKDQYYWIREVHDFLWDKKYLVVLDDISTKEEWHTLKSAFPNSTNGSRIVLTTRYKDVASHVNQNSVSHQLRLRTKDESWDLFTQVVRLPSETSQPEISPDVDIPKVKKIAEKVVGRCGGLPLSILRLGYLLSGTKRVTSEELSRVLEHTDHNQTPWLETLELNEKDLPSHLRQCLSYFGLFPRDSEIPARRLVALWVAEGLAIPSGDELEPLESVAKKYLSELIIRNLVQVVEKKLNGKVKRCGFPSALRELWLQRYSRSSLVQRLIICFDENDASSSNNHASSTYIQNKLLSCRRPPSMLYFDSREGNKPGEDSGNLLRKGIARGHLLQLQVIDLEHVFRPQLPSTIRRLTHLTYLSLRWTFLETIPSSIGNLVNLQTLDVKHTCIRTLPSSIWKLLKLRHLYMDQIYRSKIEHHPRGSFLPDLQTLQGAFVDKDSPLKDGLHSLANLRKLILAFQLKCSEQEVFAESLLELKHLQFLKLKSIDEMGRPQDLMVKCLSGLEKLSSLYLFGKLDPSIIKDGFLQSLTELTLSASRLSDDPIPELEKLRNIKSLSLYSGSYIGNSMVCSIGGFPQLLVLKFWMLQELEQWTIEQQAMPKLKQLEIRSCKRLRVPTGLSHLKNLRELKLKDMPVEFTAEIKESSKEQMWGDIAISPAIIIDRQ; from the coding sequence ATGGCCTTTTGGTTTGTGATTTCCAAGCTCTTTTATGCCTATGTTATACCTTCTATTGTCTGTCAATCGTTTTATTCCTTTACGTTGCATAGTTGCGCTTATATATTGCTAGTCATTACATGTCCTGTTCTGATTTTAGCAAGTCTTGAACTCTTCCGTGGTGTCCTTCAAAATGGAGAGGATAATTACAAGTGGGCAAGAAGGGAATGGAGGCTCTTGGATGCCCTCATAAAAGATGTAAAATACGTTTCAGAATCACGGAGAAAGATAGATGAGAAGGCCCATCAAATTCGGGATTCCCAGCTAAGACTACCAGGAGTGACTGAAAGAATAAGTGATGCTGAGAAAAATTGGGTGGAGATAACCAAAAAGTTGATTAGGGAGGAGGGTTGCAATCAAATCTTTGGGAGACAGAGAAAAAGAAGTGAAATTCTGATGCCAGTTTATTTTGGGAATCTGATAAAATTTCATGCTGACTTATATCAGATCAAGCTTCTGATAAGGGATCATATCAGGAATAAAGAAACAGATGCTAGAGACATCTATAAATCACTGGAGATTTCAAGGTCTATTGTTAGACGCCTGCAGGACAGACCATTAGAGGAACACAAATCCTCAGTTTATAAACGAGCTGAACCAACTCTCTCTATTGAAGAGAAATTAAATGAACTGATCGCTAAGAATCAAGGTTCAGAGAGAATACAGTACTCGATCAAGTTGCCGCTGACGCTACTTCTTGCTTTTCTGAGAGATTTAGAAGGGCTTAAATTTGAAAGTGAAACGGAAATGGCCTGGGTGAAGGAAGCAGAAGAGATCATCCACGAAGTAGAACACGACATAGACAGCATACAGAGCATGAGCTGGATTCCGCCTTTCCTTTATGCAAAGCCTCAGCTCCATCGTTGCTGCATCTGGGTGGAGACTGTCATCTGGGACCTCTTTGAAAGAAAGGATAAGTATGGTTTCACCTTTATCAGCAGAGATCGATCAAGATCTGTCCGGCTCCCACAATCGCCAGCGTGCCCACCTCAAGCCATAGATTGTACAGGTGCTACATCTCTTCTAGACAACATCAAAAACCAGCTCAATCAGGAACCAATCAAGGTAGCTAATCATCTCAATCAGCTACGCACGAAAATTGAGCTAGTGTACCAACTTCTTGGAGATGCAGAAGCAGCTAAAGGCATAAAGCATTCAAGAGAGGCTTGGACCGATcaattcaataatattgttagaGATGCAGAGAATTCTTTGAGAACCTACAGACGAAGTTCAGTCTCCAGAAGGATCAAAAGACAAAAGAAGACAGATCCTCTAgcaaaattttccaaacaaaTTGGTCGACTCAATAACGCTCTGGAGGTTCTTGAGATATGCATAAAGGTATGTCGCATTGAGCTAAGGGAAGAGACAAACTTGGTAGTAGGCTTGGAAGAAGACACACATGAAGTGATCTCACAACTGACGAACCGTGGTGAGAATTGCTCTACTCTTTGCATTGTGGGGATGAAGGGCATAGGTAAGACAACTCTGGCGAAGAAAGTTTATAACCATAGAGCTATTCATCACCACTTTGAATTCCGAGCCTGGGTGTCTCTACCTGATGAAGTGGCAGATGACAATGAACTCGAGAATATTTTTGGAAGCCAGATCATGCCGACTACAGTGAAGCCGAATGCAAAAGATCAATATTACTGGATCCGGGAGGTGCACGATTTCTTGTGGGATAAAAAGTATCTTGTAGTTCTGGACGACATCTCGACGAAGGAAGAATGGCATACTCTAAAATCAGCATTCCCGAATAGCACAAATGGGAGCAGAATTGTGCTTACCACACGATACAAGGATGTAGCTTCACATGTCAACCAAAATAGCGTCTCACACCAACTTCGACTACGAACCAAAGATGAGAGCTGGGATTTGTTTACACAAGTGGTGCGCCTTCCTTCTGAAACTTCTCAACCTGAAATCTCTCCGGACGTTGATATaccaaaagtgaaaaaaattgcaGAAAAAGTAGTAGGAAGATGTGGGGGCTTGCCACTTTCTATCTTACGTCTTGGGTATCTATTGTCAGGGACAAAAAGGGTGACTTCTGAGGAGCTGTCCAGGGTATTAGAGCATACGGATCATAATCAAACACCATGGTTAGAAACCTTGGaattaaatgaaaaagactTGCCCTCACATCTAAGGCAATGTCTTTCTTACTTTGGACTCTTCCCCAGGGACTCCGAAATTCCTGCAAGAAGATTAGTCGCTTTGTGGGTTGCAGAAGGATTGGCAATACCAAGTGGTGATGAGCTTGAGCCTCTTGAATCTGTTGCAAAAAAGTATTTATCAGAATTGATAATCCGCAACTTGGTACAAGTTGtggaaaaaaaacttaatggGAAGGTCAAGAGATGTGGCTTCCCCAGTGCCCTACGAGAACTATGGTTGCAAAGGTATTCAAGGTCAAGCTTAGTTCAGCGGcttattatttgttttgatgaaaatgATGCCAGTTCTAGTAATAATCATGCTAGCAGCAcctatatacaaaataaattgcTAAGTTGTAGACGACCCCCCTCCATGCTCTACTTCGATTCTCGAGAAGGAAATAAACCCGGAGAAGATAGTGGTAACTTGCTTCGTAAGGGCATTGCACGTGGGCATCTCTTACAATTACAGGTAATTGATCTTGAGCATGTATTTAGACCTCAATTGCCAAGCACTATACGAAGATTGACTCATTTAACATATTTGAGCCTAAGGTGGACATTCTTGGAAACTATACCATCATCAATTGGCAACTTAGTGAACCTCCAAACTCTGGATGTGAAGCATACTTGTATCCGCACACTCCCTAGTTCAATATGGAAATTGCTCAAACTTAGACACCTATATATGGATCAAATTTATCGAAGCAAAATTGAGCATCATCCAAGAGGGAGTTTTTTGCCAGATCTCCAAACACTACAAGGTGCATTTGTCGACAAGGACAGTCCTTTGAAGGATGGCCTCCACAGCTTGGCGAATCTTAGAAAATTGATACTAGCATTTCAGCTGAAGTGTTCAGAACAAGAAGTATTTGCAGAGAGTCTCCTGGAACTGAAGCACcttcaatttttgaaattgaaatcaattgatGAAATGGGTCGGCCTCAAGATCTAATGGTGAAGTGTTTGTCAGGTCTCGAAAAGCTCTCTAGTctatatttgtttggaaaattGGATCCATCCATCATCAAAGATGGATTCCTTCAAAGCCTCACTGAACTGACCTTATCAGCTTCTAGACTTTCAGATGATCCAATACCAGAGTTAGAGAAGCTTCGCAACATTAAATCTCTGAGTTTATACTCTGGTTCATATATTGGGAACAGCATGGTTTGCTCTATTGGAGGCTTTCCACAGCTTCTAGTTCTGAAATTCTGGATGCTTCAAGAACTAGAGCAGTGGACTATAGAGCAACAAGCAATGCCAAAGCTCAAGCAGTTGGAGATTCGTTCTTGCAAGAGATTGAGGGTCCCCACTGGGTTGAGTCATCTAAAGAATCTTCGCGAATTGAAGTTAAAAGATATGCCAGTGGAATTCACAGCAGAAATTAAGGAATCCAGCAAGGAGCAAATGTGGGGTGATATTGCTATCTCTCCGGCCATAATTATTGATAGACAGTAG